One genomic window of Glycine max cultivar Williams 82 chromosome 16, Glycine_max_v4.0, whole genome shotgun sequence includes the following:
- the LOC100800527 gene encoding uncharacterized protein isoform X2 → MGEHEGWAQAPSGLLPNGLLPNEAASVIQVLDSERWLKAEQRTAELIACIQPNPPSEERRNAVADYVQRLIMKCFPCQVFTFGSVPLKTYLPDGDIDLTAFSKNQNLKDSWAHQVRDMLENEEKNENAEFHVKEVQYIQAEVKIIKCLVENIVVDISFNQLGGLCTLCFLEEVDNLINQNHLFKRSIILIKAWCYYESRILGAHHGLISTYALETLVLYIFHVFNNSFAGPLEVLYRFLEFFSKFDWENFCVSLWGPVPISSLPDVTAEPPRKDGGDLLLSKLFLDACSSVYAVFPGGQENQGQPFVSKHFNVIDPLRVNNNLGRSVSKGNFFRIRSAFAFGAKRLARLLDCSEDELFSEVNQFFFNTWERHGSGERPDVPSIDLRHLSLSSHDQLQRFENLRNNNHKIGSASNHESNEEEHVSQSGLSQYSNLSSEKTTRNVVSTVSHSQNQKSYGSQNNSRTFDQVRRETNSNPGPHVDKVQRNVKADNLVSDVQGRFLFARTCSSPELTDSYGDVSTQGRRTKATESSKGQTSFAKLENSRRKHVEPDVAVRMDESSARLISSHQVLENAADSNSNHDESRSGVMGEEFASVVGADGMQMMHQEEQDLLNMMASPTAQGFSGQTHVPMNIAPGHLPFHFPPSILASMGYAQRNMGNIPFIEAPWGTNMQFPQGFVPPLTPYFPGIGMTSSPQDLLETNNENFSSVEMNIAEADNNYWHEQERGSASEVEVDNGNFEMLPEDRQQSTSDSYNNSAPLSRVGSSNSNSSARVQQKFTKENRGSTREEHVDNFHYQDGRRNEVYFDDRTANSELSSAPPLSSFKSRTSSESSWDGSSAKSSKSTRERRGRKNTSSIASPVYAKGKNVSETSSNRVDDENREWTPLSTMASNISERSIWPTSSTSMHVPRNQISGFETAQTSGSDSPLPISPVLLGPGSRQRDNSGVVPFTFYPTGPPVPFVTMLPLYNFPTESSDTSTSNFNLEEGADNSDSSQNFDSSEGYEHPGVSSPSNSMTRVAIESSEHKSDILNSDFVSHWQNLQYGRFCQNSRLPPSMTYPSPGMVPPVYLQGRYPWDGPGRPISGNMNIFSQLMNYGPRLVPVAPLQSVSNRPANIYQRYVDDMPRYRSGTGTYLPNPVSARDRHSTNTRRGNYNYDRSDHHGDREGNWNTNSKLRGTGRGHNRNQNEKPNSKTERLSSSESRAERSWGSHRHDNFIPHQNGPVGSNSLQSNPSNVAYGMYPIPAMNPSGFSSNGPTMPSVVMFYPYDHNTGYGSPAEQLEFGTLGPMGFSGVNELSQANEGTQSSGAHEDQRFRGGHSQRSSPDQPSSPHVSRGP, encoded by the exons GTGTTCACCTTTGGGTCGGTACCCCTCAAAACTTATTTGCCTGATGGAGATATTGACTTAACTGCATTCAGTAAGAATCAAAATCTGAAGGATTCATGGGCACATCAAGTTCGTGACATGCTagagaatgaggagaagaaTGAGAATGCCGAGTTTCATGTCAAGGAGGTTCAGTACATCCAGGCTGAA GTGAAAATTATAAAGTGTCTTGTTGAGAATATTGTAGTAGACATTTCATTTAACCAGCTTGGAGGGTTGTGCACCCTTTGTTTTCTTGAGGAG GTTGATAATCTGATTAACCAAAATCATTTATTCAAGCGTAGCATTATCCTGATAAAAGCTTGGTGTTACTATGAGAGCCGTATACTTGGTGCCCACCATGGACTTATCTCAACTTATGCCTTAGAAACCTTggttctttacatttttcatgtTTTCAACAATTCTTTTGCCGGACCGCTAGAG GTATTGTATCGATTTTTGGAGTTTTTTAGTAAGTTTGACTGGGAAAATTTCTGTGTAAGTCTTTGGGGTCCAGTACCTATTAGTTCACTCCCAGATGTGACAG CTGAACCTCCTAGAAAAGATGGTGGAGATTTACTGCTCAGCAAGTTATTTCTCGATGCCTGTAGCTCAGTTTATGCCGTTTTCCCCGGTGGCCAAGAAAATCAGGGGCAACCCTTTGTTTCCAAGCATTTCAATGTTATTGATCCTTTGCGTGTCAACAATAACCTTGGCCGTAGTGTCAGCAAAG GTAATTTCTTTAGGATACGCAGTGCCTTTGCGTTTGGGGCAAAAAGGCTGGCTAGATTACTTGATTGCTCAGAGGATGAATTGTTTTCTGAGGTCAATCAGTTCTTTTTTAACACTTGGGAGAGACACGGAAGTGGGGAAAGGCCTGATGTTCCAAGCATCGACCTACGGCATTTGAGTTTATCCAGTCATGACCAATTACAGAGGTTTGAGAATCTCCGGAACAATAACCATAAAATTGGTAGTGCCTCCAATCATGAATCTAATGAAGAGGAACATGTTTCACAAAGTGGTCTGTCTCAGTATAGTAATTTATCATCGGAAAAGACAACTAGAAATGTTGTTTCTACAGTTTCGCATTCTCAGAATCAAAAGAGTTATGGAAGCCAAAATAATTCAAGGACCTTTGATCAAGTCCGTAGGGAAACTAATTCTAATCCAGGTCCTCATGTCGATAAAGTTCAGAGAAATGTTAAAGCCGATAACCTAGTGAGTGATGTTCAGGGAAGGTTTCTATTTGCCAGGACATGTTCTAGCCCTGAGCTGACTGACTCATATGGTGACGTTTCAACCCAAGGAAGGCGTACAAAAGCAACAGAAAGTAGTAAAGGCCAGACTTCCTTTGCAAAGTTGGAGAATAGTCGTAGGAAGCATGTTGAACCTGATGTAGCTGTAAGAATGGATGAGTCATCTGCTAGGCTCATCTCATCTCATCAAGTTCTTGAAAATGCTGCTGATTCAAACAGTAATCATGATGAATCAAGGTCAGGTGTCATGGGTGAAGAGTTTGCTTCTGTTGTGGGTGCAGATGGAATGCAGATGATGCATCAGGAGGAGCAGGACCTTTTGAATATGATGGCATCTCCCACAGCTCAGGGTTTCAGTGGTCAGACTCATGTTCCAATGAATATTGCGCCAGGTCACCTACCATTTCACTTTCCACCTTCCATTCTTGCATCGATGGGATATGCTCAGAGAAATATGGGTAACATTCCCTTTATTGAGGCTCCTTGGGGTACAAATATGCAATTTCCTCAAGGTTTCGTCCCACCATTGACTCCATATTTCCCTGGCATAGGAATGACCTCAAGTCCTCAAGATTTACTTGAAACTAACAATGAAAATTTCAGTTCTGTTGAGATGAACATAGCAGAAGCAGATAATAATTACTGGCATGAACAGGAAAGGGGTTCTGCTAGTGAGGTTGAAGTTGATAATGGAAATTTTGAAATGCTTCCAGAGGATAGACAACAGTCTACTTCAGATAGTTATAATAACTCTGCCCCATTGTCTCGGGTAGGAAGCTCCAACAGTAACAGTTCTGCCAGAGTTCAGCAGAAGTTTACTAAAGAAAACCGAGGTTCTACAAGAGAAGAGCATGTTGACAATTTTCATTATCAAGATGGCCGAAGAAATgaggtttattttgatgatagaaCAGCAAATTCTGAGTTGTCCAGTGCACCTCCTTTGAGCTCCTTTAAGAGTAGGACCTCTTCTGAAAGCTCATGGGATGGATCATCAGCCAAATCCTCAAAATCAACTAGGGAGAGAAGGGGGAGGAAAAATACTTCCTCAATAGCATCTCCTGTTTATGCGAAGGGTAAGAATGTTTCAGAAACTTCATCTAATCGAGTAGATGATGAAAATAGAGAGTGGACTCCTTTGTCGACCATGGCATCTAACATATCAGAAAGAAGCATTTGGCCCACATCTAGTACTTCTATGCATGTTCCAAGGAATCAAATATCTGGTTTTGAAACTGCCCAGACAAGTGGATCAGATTCTCCATTACCCATATCTCCGGTGCTTTTAGGTCCTGGTTCTCGCCAAAGAGATAATTCTGGGGTTGTTCCATTTACATTTTATCCTACTGGGCCACCTGTTCCCTTTGTTACAATGCTTCCTTTATATAATTTTCCAACTGAGTCTTCTGACACTTCAACAAGCAACTTCAATTTGGAAGAAGGGGCAGATAACAGTGATTCAAGTCAGAATTTTGATTCATCTGAGGGATATGAACACCCTGGGGTGTCAAGTCCTTCCAATTCTATGACAAGGGTGGCTATTGAGTCATCAGAGCACAAGTCTGACATTCTTAATAGTGACTTTGTTAGCCACTGGCAAAATTTGCAATATGGCCGATTTTGTCAAAACTCACGTCTTCCGCCTTCAATGACGTATCCTTCACCTGGTATGGTGCCTCCTGTTTATTTGCAGGGTCGATATCCTTGGGATGGCCCTGGAAGACCTATTTCTGGTAACATGAATATTTTCAGTCAGCTTATGAACTACGGGCCACGCCTGGTTCCTGTTGCTCCTCTCCAATCGGTTTCTAATAGACCTGCCAATATTTACCAACGTTATGTAGATGATATGCCTCGATATCGAAGTGGGACTGGAACCTACTTGCCAAATCCG GTTTCTGCTCGGGATCGGCATTCCACTAATACCAGAAGGGGAAATTACAATTATGATAGAAGCGACCATCATGGTGATAGAGAAGGAAATTGGAATACAAACTCAAAATTGCGAGGAACTGGGCGTGGCCATAATCGCAACCAAAATGAGAAGCCCAACTCAAAGACAGAGCGGCTGTCTAGCAGCGAGAGCCGTGCCGAGAGATCATGGGGTTCACATAGGCATGACAATTTCATTCCTCACCAGAATGGTCCAGTTGGTTCAAATTCCTTGCAGAGTAATCCTTCCAATGTAGCTTATGGAATGTACCCTATACCGGCCATGAACCCAAGCGGGTTCTCGTCAAATGGACCAACAATGCCATCTGTTGTAATGTTTTATCCTTATGATCATAATACTGGTTATGGTTCACCAGCAGAGCAGCTTGAGTTTGGGACTTTGGGACCAATGGGGTTCTCAGGTGTCAATGAGCTGTCACAGGCAAATGAGGGAACTCAATCTAGTGGAGCACATGAAGATCAAAGGTTTCGTGGTGGTCACAGCCAACGATCTTCCCCAGATCAACCCTCCTCACCTCATGTCTCAAG GGGTCCCTGA
- the LOC100800527 gene encoding uncharacterized protein isoform X1 yields the protein MGEHEGWAQAPSGLLPNGLLPNEAASVIQVLDSERWLKAEQRTAELIACIQPNPPSEERRNAVADYVQRLIMKCFPCQVFTFGSVPLKTYLPDGDIDLTAFSKNQNLKDSWAHQVRDMLENEEKNENAEFHVKEVQYIQAEVKIIKCLVENIVVDISFNQLGGLCTLCFLEEVDNLINQNHLFKRSIILIKAWCYYESRILGAHHGLISTYALETLVLYIFHVFNNSFAGPLEVLYRFLEFFSKFDWENFCVSLWGPVPISSLPDVTAEPPRKDGGDLLLSKLFLDACSSVYAVFPGGQENQGQPFVSKHFNVIDPLRVNNNLGRSVSKGNFFRIRSAFAFGAKRLARLLDCSEDELFSEVNQFFFNTWERHGSGERPDVPSIDLRHLSLSSHDQLQRFENLRNNNHKIGSASNHESNEEEHVSQSGLSQYSNLSSEKTTRNVVSTVSHSQNQKSYGSQNNSRTFDQVRRETNSNPGPHVDKVQRNVKADNLVSDVQGRFLFARTCSSPELTDSYGDVSTQGRRTKATESSKGQTSFAKLENSRRKHVEPDVAVRMDESSARLISSHQVLENAADSNSNHDESRSGVMGEEFASVVGADGMQMMHQEEQDLLNMMASPTAQGFSGQTHVPMNIAPGHLPFHFPPSILASMGYAQRNMGNIPFIEAPWGTNMQFPQGFVPPLTPYFPGIGMTSSPQDLLETNNENFSSVEMNIAEADNNYWHEQERGSASEVEVDNGNFEMLPEDRQQSTSDSYNNSAPLSRVGSSNSNSSARVQQKFTKENRGSTREEHVDNFHYQDGRRNEVYFDDRTANSELSSAPPLSSFKSRTSSESSWDGSSAKSSKSTRERRGRKNTSSIASPVYAKGKNVSETSSNRVDDENREWTPLSTMASNISERSIWPTSSTSMHVPRNQISGFETAQTSGSDSPLPISPVLLGPGSRQRDNSGVVPFTFYPTGPPVPFVTMLPLYNFPTESSDTSTSNFNLEEGADNSDSSQNFDSSEGYEHPGVSSPSNSMTRVAIESSEHKSDILNSDFVSHWQNLQYGRFCQNSRLPPSMTYPSPGMVPPVYLQGRYPWDGPGRPISGNMNIFSQLMNYGPRLVPVAPLQSVSNRPANIYQRYVDDMPRYRSGTGTYLPNPKVSARDRHSTNTRRGNYNYDRSDHHGDREGNWNTNSKLRGTGRGHNRNQNEKPNSKTERLSSSESRAERSWGSHRHDNFIPHQNGPVGSNSLQSNPSNVAYGMYPIPAMNPSGFSSNGPTMPSVVMFYPYDHNTGYGSPAEQLEFGTLGPMGFSGVNELSQANEGTQSSGAHEDQRFRGGHSQRSSPDQPSSPHVSRGP from the exons GTGTTCACCTTTGGGTCGGTACCCCTCAAAACTTATTTGCCTGATGGAGATATTGACTTAACTGCATTCAGTAAGAATCAAAATCTGAAGGATTCATGGGCACATCAAGTTCGTGACATGCTagagaatgaggagaagaaTGAGAATGCCGAGTTTCATGTCAAGGAGGTTCAGTACATCCAGGCTGAA GTGAAAATTATAAAGTGTCTTGTTGAGAATATTGTAGTAGACATTTCATTTAACCAGCTTGGAGGGTTGTGCACCCTTTGTTTTCTTGAGGAG GTTGATAATCTGATTAACCAAAATCATTTATTCAAGCGTAGCATTATCCTGATAAAAGCTTGGTGTTACTATGAGAGCCGTATACTTGGTGCCCACCATGGACTTATCTCAACTTATGCCTTAGAAACCTTggttctttacatttttcatgtTTTCAACAATTCTTTTGCCGGACCGCTAGAG GTATTGTATCGATTTTTGGAGTTTTTTAGTAAGTTTGACTGGGAAAATTTCTGTGTAAGTCTTTGGGGTCCAGTACCTATTAGTTCACTCCCAGATGTGACAG CTGAACCTCCTAGAAAAGATGGTGGAGATTTACTGCTCAGCAAGTTATTTCTCGATGCCTGTAGCTCAGTTTATGCCGTTTTCCCCGGTGGCCAAGAAAATCAGGGGCAACCCTTTGTTTCCAAGCATTTCAATGTTATTGATCCTTTGCGTGTCAACAATAACCTTGGCCGTAGTGTCAGCAAAG GTAATTTCTTTAGGATACGCAGTGCCTTTGCGTTTGGGGCAAAAAGGCTGGCTAGATTACTTGATTGCTCAGAGGATGAATTGTTTTCTGAGGTCAATCAGTTCTTTTTTAACACTTGGGAGAGACACGGAAGTGGGGAAAGGCCTGATGTTCCAAGCATCGACCTACGGCATTTGAGTTTATCCAGTCATGACCAATTACAGAGGTTTGAGAATCTCCGGAACAATAACCATAAAATTGGTAGTGCCTCCAATCATGAATCTAATGAAGAGGAACATGTTTCACAAAGTGGTCTGTCTCAGTATAGTAATTTATCATCGGAAAAGACAACTAGAAATGTTGTTTCTACAGTTTCGCATTCTCAGAATCAAAAGAGTTATGGAAGCCAAAATAATTCAAGGACCTTTGATCAAGTCCGTAGGGAAACTAATTCTAATCCAGGTCCTCATGTCGATAAAGTTCAGAGAAATGTTAAAGCCGATAACCTAGTGAGTGATGTTCAGGGAAGGTTTCTATTTGCCAGGACATGTTCTAGCCCTGAGCTGACTGACTCATATGGTGACGTTTCAACCCAAGGAAGGCGTACAAAAGCAACAGAAAGTAGTAAAGGCCAGACTTCCTTTGCAAAGTTGGAGAATAGTCGTAGGAAGCATGTTGAACCTGATGTAGCTGTAAGAATGGATGAGTCATCTGCTAGGCTCATCTCATCTCATCAAGTTCTTGAAAATGCTGCTGATTCAAACAGTAATCATGATGAATCAAGGTCAGGTGTCATGGGTGAAGAGTTTGCTTCTGTTGTGGGTGCAGATGGAATGCAGATGATGCATCAGGAGGAGCAGGACCTTTTGAATATGATGGCATCTCCCACAGCTCAGGGTTTCAGTGGTCAGACTCATGTTCCAATGAATATTGCGCCAGGTCACCTACCATTTCACTTTCCACCTTCCATTCTTGCATCGATGGGATATGCTCAGAGAAATATGGGTAACATTCCCTTTATTGAGGCTCCTTGGGGTACAAATATGCAATTTCCTCAAGGTTTCGTCCCACCATTGACTCCATATTTCCCTGGCATAGGAATGACCTCAAGTCCTCAAGATTTACTTGAAACTAACAATGAAAATTTCAGTTCTGTTGAGATGAACATAGCAGAAGCAGATAATAATTACTGGCATGAACAGGAAAGGGGTTCTGCTAGTGAGGTTGAAGTTGATAATGGAAATTTTGAAATGCTTCCAGAGGATAGACAACAGTCTACTTCAGATAGTTATAATAACTCTGCCCCATTGTCTCGGGTAGGAAGCTCCAACAGTAACAGTTCTGCCAGAGTTCAGCAGAAGTTTACTAAAGAAAACCGAGGTTCTACAAGAGAAGAGCATGTTGACAATTTTCATTATCAAGATGGCCGAAGAAATgaggtttattttgatgatagaaCAGCAAATTCTGAGTTGTCCAGTGCACCTCCTTTGAGCTCCTTTAAGAGTAGGACCTCTTCTGAAAGCTCATGGGATGGATCATCAGCCAAATCCTCAAAATCAACTAGGGAGAGAAGGGGGAGGAAAAATACTTCCTCAATAGCATCTCCTGTTTATGCGAAGGGTAAGAATGTTTCAGAAACTTCATCTAATCGAGTAGATGATGAAAATAGAGAGTGGACTCCTTTGTCGACCATGGCATCTAACATATCAGAAAGAAGCATTTGGCCCACATCTAGTACTTCTATGCATGTTCCAAGGAATCAAATATCTGGTTTTGAAACTGCCCAGACAAGTGGATCAGATTCTCCATTACCCATATCTCCGGTGCTTTTAGGTCCTGGTTCTCGCCAAAGAGATAATTCTGGGGTTGTTCCATTTACATTTTATCCTACTGGGCCACCTGTTCCCTTTGTTACAATGCTTCCTTTATATAATTTTCCAACTGAGTCTTCTGACACTTCAACAAGCAACTTCAATTTGGAAGAAGGGGCAGATAACAGTGATTCAAGTCAGAATTTTGATTCATCTGAGGGATATGAACACCCTGGGGTGTCAAGTCCTTCCAATTCTATGACAAGGGTGGCTATTGAGTCATCAGAGCACAAGTCTGACATTCTTAATAGTGACTTTGTTAGCCACTGGCAAAATTTGCAATATGGCCGATTTTGTCAAAACTCACGTCTTCCGCCTTCAATGACGTATCCTTCACCTGGTATGGTGCCTCCTGTTTATTTGCAGGGTCGATATCCTTGGGATGGCCCTGGAAGACCTATTTCTGGTAACATGAATATTTTCAGTCAGCTTATGAACTACGGGCCACGCCTGGTTCCTGTTGCTCCTCTCCAATCGGTTTCTAATAGACCTGCCAATATTTACCAACGTTATGTAGATGATATGCCTCGATATCGAAGTGGGACTGGAACCTACTTGCCAAATCCG aaGGTTTCTGCTCGGGATCGGCATTCCACTAATACCAGAAGGGGAAATTACAATTATGATAGAAGCGACCATCATGGTGATAGAGAAGGAAATTGGAATACAAACTCAAAATTGCGAGGAACTGGGCGTGGCCATAATCGCAACCAAAATGAGAAGCCCAACTCAAAGACAGAGCGGCTGTCTAGCAGCGAGAGCCGTGCCGAGAGATCATGGGGTTCACATAGGCATGACAATTTCATTCCTCACCAGAATGGTCCAGTTGGTTCAAATTCCTTGCAGAGTAATCCTTCCAATGTAGCTTATGGAATGTACCCTATACCGGCCATGAACCCAAGCGGGTTCTCGTCAAATGGACCAACAATGCCATCTGTTGTAATGTTTTATCCTTATGATCATAATACTGGTTATGGTTCACCAGCAGAGCAGCTTGAGTTTGGGACTTTGGGACCAATGGGGTTCTCAGGTGTCAATGAGCTGTCACAGGCAAATGAGGGAACTCAATCTAGTGGAGCACATGAAGATCAAAGGTTTCGTGGTGGTCACAGCCAACGATCTTCCCCAGATCAACCCTCCTCACCTCATGTCTCAAG GGGTCCCTGA